A stretch of the Lolium perenne isolate Kyuss_39 chromosome 3, Kyuss_2.0, whole genome shotgun sequence genome encodes the following:
- the LOC127341876 gene encoding uncharacterized protein, with product MTILSSARSLTQFTHSSGPPPPHPRKPKQEQTGESKFMANLLQLPDLAAARPPASGVARGRRARVVAAAAPGGRVKQQEAGTGSRGRVIGVADPVRDGRLPVPLLPPPPLFSVPVTPASGSPAATKRRDDDEEERRRYYLNLGYAIRTLREDIPDVFTKEPCFDIYRDDIVFRNPFNKFEGIDNYRSLFWGLRFTGRIFFKALWVDIVSIWQPADNVIMIRWIAHGIPRVPWDGHARFDGASVYKLDRNGKIYEHKVHNIATNPPTKVKGMSVQELIRAVTCPSTPKPTYFEASSQSLSMAPFCSRLASIRHHVSLSNLGEG from the exons ATGACCATTCTCTCCTCCGCCCGCTCTCTCACGCAGTTCACACACTCCTCCGGTCCTCCCCCTCCACATCCAAGAAAACCTAAGCAAGAACAGACAGGCGAGAGCAAATTCATGGCGAACCTCCTGCAGCTGCCGGACCTGGCGGCGGCCCGGCCGCCGGCGTCCGGCGTCGCGCGGGGGAGGCGCGCGAGggtcgtggcggcggcggcgcccgggGGCCGCGTGAAGCAGCAGGAGGCCGGGACGGGCAGCAGGGGGCGGGTGATCGGGGTCGCCGACCCCGTGCGGGACGGGAGGCTGCCTGTGCctctgctgccgccgccgccgctcttctCCGTGCCGGTCACGCCCGCGTCGGGGTCGCCCGCGGCCACCAAGCGCcgggacgacgacgaggaggagcggCGGAGGTACTACCTTAATCTGGGGTACGCGATCCGGACGCTCAGGGAGGACATCCCCGACGTCTTCACCAAGGAGCCCTGCTTCGATATCTACAG AGATGATATTGTCTTCAGAAACCCTTTCAATAAATTTGAGGGCATTGACAATTATAGAAGTTTATTCTGGGGATTGCGCTTTACTGGACGTATCTTCTTCAAAGCATTATGGGTTGATATAGTTAGCATATGGCAGCCTGCGGATAATGTTATTATGATTCGCTGGATTGCCCACGGCATTCCTCGAGTCCCATGGGATGGCCATGCCCGCTTTGACGGTGCCTCCGTGTACAAACTTGATAGGAATGGGAAAATTTATGAGCATAAGGTACATAACATCGCTACGAACCCACCAACGAAAGTCAAGGGCATGTCTGTTCAAGAGCTAATCAGAGCTGTCACCTGTCCATCCACTCCAAAACCAACTTATTTTGAGGCTTCGTCTCAATCTTTGAGCATGGCTCCGTTTTGTTCGAGATTGGCATCGATCAGACACCATGTTTCGCTGTCAAATCTTGGAGAAGGATAG
- the LOC127341877 gene encoding uncharacterized protein: MEMMSANGGVEREQQGVGRRFQMPLHYPRYTRENYEAMPEWQLDRLLSDYGLPVHGTLHHKRNFAIGSFLWGAGGN; encoded by the coding sequence atggagatgatgtcggcGAACGGCGGCGTGGAGCGGGAGCAGCAGGGCGTGGGGCGGCGCTTCCAGATGCCGCTGCACTACCCGAGGTACACCAGGGAGAACTACGAGGCCATGCCCGAGTGGCAGCTCGACCGCCTCCTCTCCGACTACGGCCTCCCCGTCCACGGCACCCTCCACCACAAGCGCAACTTCGCCATCGGCTCCTTCCTCTGGGGCGCCGGCGGCAACTGA
- the LOC127341872 gene encoding aluminum-activated malate transporter 9, with protein sequence MNGKKGSIRIDIRLPSKIVEEESVRKHEGLSPRKWLRVVWDFARQDTNRVTFALKVGLACLLVSLLILFRAPYDIFGTNIIWSILTVAIMFEYTVGATFNRGFNRALGSVLAGVFAIVVIQVAMSSGHIAEPYIIGFSIFLIGAVTSFMKLWPSLVPYEYGFRVILFTYCLIIVSGYRMGNPTRTAMDRLYSIAIGAFIAVLVNVTICPIWAGEQLHKELVNNFNSLADSLEECVKKYLSDDGSEHPDFSKTVMNDFPDEPAFKKCRATLNSSAKIDSLANSAKWEPPHGRFKHFFYPWAEYVKVGNVLRHCAYEVMALHGCLHSEIQAPYNLRCAFHSEILDATNQAAELLRSLAKDVNNMKWSLQSSLLNHVHVSTERLQQSIDLHSYLFTSCHEDNSAKSQLKTSRAVTFNLNTKQSDDQESKIEENTATQVAVPLQPESYHEMMKRQQRRLHSWPSREVDDFDDDDNVVSDMIPRMRALESTASLSLATFTSLLIEFVARLDHLVEAAEKLSQLARFKQQIGT encoded by the exons ATGAATGGCAAGAAGGGTAGTATAAGGATTGATATTCGCCTGCCATCAAAAATCGTGGAGGAAGAAAGTGTAAGGAAGCATGAAGGCCTGTCCCCAAGGAAATGGCTACGTGTTGTCTGGGACTTTGCTAGGCAGGACACAAATAGGGTCACCTTTGCGCTCAAAGTTGGCCTTGCCTGCCTCCTTGTGTCACTTCTCATACTCTTCCGTGCACCCTATGACATCTTCGGGACTAATATTATATGGTCCATCCTCACTGTTGCTATTATGTTTGAGTACACTGTTG GTGCAACATTCAATCGTGGATTCAATCGAGCTCTTGGAAGTGTACTTGCTGGAGTATTCGCGATAGTCGTTATTCAAGTGGCCATGTCTAGTGGCCACATTGCAGAGCCATACATCATTGGTTTCAGCATCTTTCTTATCG GAGCCGTAACATCCTTTATGAAGCTATGGCCATCACTGGTTCCTTACGAGTATGGTTTTCGAGTTATCCTATTTACCTACTGTTTGATCATTGTATCGGGCTACCGCATGGGAAACCCTACCAGGACTGCAATGGATAGACTCTACTCAATAGCAATTGGAGCCTTCATAGCTGTTCTTGTAAATGTCACCATTTGCCCAATCTGGGCAGGGGAACAACTACATAAGGAGCTAGTTAACAACTTCAACTCTTTGGCAGACTCCTTAGAAG AGTGTGTCAAAAAGTATCTAAGCGATGATGGTTCTGAACATCCTGATTTCTCAAAGACAGTCATGAATGACTTCCCTGACGAACCAGCATTCAAGAAGTGCCGAGCTACCTTAAATTCATCAGCAAAAATTGACTCGCTG GCAAACTCTGCTAAGTGGGAGCCACCACATGGGAGATTCAAGCACTTCTTCTACCCTTGGGCAGAGTATGTGAAGGTTGGCAATGTTCTTCGGCACTGTGCCTATGAGGTGATGGCTTTACATGGCTGCCTGCACTCAGAGATTCAG GCGCCATACAACCTAAGATGCGCCTTCCACTCTGAGATCTTAGATGCCACAAACCAAGCTGCAGAGCTGTTGCGCAGTTTGGCAAAGGATGTAAACAACATGAAGTGGAGCCTCCAAAGTAGCCTACTGAATCATGTGCATGTCTCAACTGAGCGTCTGCAACAATCAATCGACTTGCACTCCTACCTCTTCACCTCATGTCATGAAGACAACTCTGCCAAATCACAGTTAAAAACCTCCAGGGCTGTCACTTTCAACCTCAACACCAAACAATCTGATGACCAAGAAAGTAAGATTGAAGAAAATACAGCAACACAGGTAGCTGTGCCACTGCAACCTGAATCCTACCACGAGATGATGAAAAGGCAGCAGAGGAGGCTGCACTCATGGCCTTCTCGGGAGgtggatgattttgatgatgacgACAACGTCGTCTCTGATATGATTCCGAGGATGCGTGCACTTGAAAGTACCGCATCTCTGTCCCTTGCGACTTTCACATCGCTACTGATTGAATTTGTTGCTAGGCTTGATCATCTGGTTGAAGCTGCTGAGAAGCTCTCGCAGTTGGCCAGGTTCAAGCAGCAGATTGGGACCTAA